One uncultured Acidilobus sp. JCHS genomic window carries:
- a CDS encoding putative NAD(FAD)-dependent dehydrogenase translates to MARIVVIGAGAAGMSAASRAKRLKPSNEVIVFDSSRWVSFALCGIPYYIGGEVSELEDLLYYPPEEFTKRGIDLRLGKAVVEVDPDSKTLTYKDVKTGSVEKITWDKLVLATGARSKAPKIWPEVREAENVFYIVHLDSGKYIKDYAKALGPGKRAIVVGSGYVGLEIADALMKLGLKVTVLEALEQVAPRVLDPELAKALEARLRESGVEVVTSAPVEQFEIVNGKARAAVTSKGRFEGDMFVLGVGIEPNNDLAVQLKLRLGASGAVTTDDHTLSSNPDVYAVGDVAEHRDLVTSQMVWRPFAQVANKMGHVAGSNLGGVESVFPGSVGTSAFKVFGMVVARTGLSKSEAEKYGFKPVEVSLEAGTKAHYIPGGSKMMLKVIADEKTGRLLGAQAIGFDDSVFWRVNTVAALLTTKGTVWDLFVADYGYQPLLAPVWDPLVVAARLLMRTFGEKPFK, encoded by the coding sequence GTGGCCAGGATAGTTGTAATAGGCGCGGGAGCTGCCGGGATGTCAGCAGCCTCCAGGGCTAAGAGGCTGAAGCCATCGAACGAAGTCATAGTGTTTGACTCCAGCAGGTGGGTCAGCTTCGCCCTCTGTGGGATCCCCTACTATATAGGTGGCGAGGTGAGCGAGCTAGAAGACCTCCTCTACTACCCCCCTGAGGAGTTCACGAAGAGGGGCATTGACCTAAGGCTCGGTAAGGCCGTAGTTGAGGTGGACCCTGACTCTAAGACCCTGACTTATAAGGACGTCAAGACCGGTAGCGTTGAGAAGATCACGTGGGATAAATTAGTCCTGGCGACGGGCGCGAGGTCGAAGGCGCCTAAGATATGGCCTGAGGTAAGGGAGGCCGAGAACGTCTTCTACATAGTGCACCTGGACTCGGGTAAGTACATAAAGGACTACGCCAAGGCGCTGGGCCCAGGCAAGAGGGCTATCGTGGTGGGCTCCGGCTACGTAGGCCTTGAGATAGCTGACGCCCTTATGAAGCTCGGCCTCAAGGTCACAGTGTTAGAGGCACTTGAGCAGGTGGCCCCTAGGGTGCTCGACCCCGAGCTCGCCAAGGCGCTAGAGGCCAGGCTCCGCGAGTCGGGGGTAGAGGTAGTAACTAGCGCGCCCGTTGAGCAGTTCGAGATAGTGAACGGTAAGGCGAGGGCGGCTGTAACGTCTAAGGGCAGGTTCGAGGGCGACATGTTCGTCCTTGGGGTCGGCATAGAGCCGAACAACGACCTGGCCGTTCAGCTAAAGCTGAGGCTCGGCGCAAGTGGGGCTGTCACAACGGATGATCATACCCTCTCAAGCAACCCTGACGTCTATGCCGTGGGTGACGTGGCGGAGCACAGGGACCTCGTCACGAGCCAAATGGTCTGGAGGCCCTTCGCCCAGGTAGCTAATAAGATGGGTCACGTGGCTGGCAGCAACCTAGGCGGGGTCGAGTCGGTCTTCCCAGGCAGCGTCGGCACGTCAGCCTTTAAGGTCTTTGGCATGGTCGTAGCTAGGACAGGGCTGAGCAAGTCTGAGGCCGAGAAGTACGGCTTCAAGCCTGTCGAGGTCTCGTTGGAGGCTGGGACCAAGGCGCACTACATACCAGGAGGGTCCAAGATGATGCTTAAGGTCATCGCTGACGAAAAGACGGGCAGGCTCTTGGGTGCCCAGGCGATAGGGTTTGACGACTCTGTCTTCTGGAGAGTTAACACCGTAGCCGCCTTGCTGACCACGAAGGGTACGGTCTGGGACCTTTTCGTCGCTGACTACGGTTACCAGCCCCTCTTAGCGCCTGTGTGGGACCCCTTGGTCGTGGCTGCAAGGCTCCTCATGAGGACCTTTGGCGAAAAGCCATTCAAGTGA
- a CDS encoding PUA domain/NOL1/NOP2/sun family, with product MPLSYDNELLEDLEPVSKRGVKALLEALARPPRRYYVRVNTLKATTEEVLQRLELLGLKFHRDEEIDCAIYSEVEGPYKIDVEGKIVVADKRSSEAVYVGSDLYAPGVIRAEGVRKGDRVTVVTPEGMPVGVGVARMDSKEIFSKRVGLAVKVERSVYVAPKVGALKEVQEGLIYGQSLPSMWAVMTADPRPGELIVDMNAAPGGKVSMVAQIAGPSAKIIAIDRESKAERLKQNLMTLGAEWVTVIGGDSRYASDLLNLREAVDLVLVDPPCTNLGVVPKLSGKKTLRDAVTLARYQVQFVREAWRLLKPGGRLVYSTCTLTDIENEGVVAQAEDIGFEVERPERVSRWANYNGVGLRFSPEDGMPGFFIALLRKPVKGSDKV from the coding sequence ATGCCGCTTAGCTATGACAATGAGCTCCTAGAGGACCTTGAGCCTGTCTCCAAGAGAGGGGTCAAGGCCTTACTTGAGGCGCTCGCCAGGCCTCCTAGACGCTACTATGTGAGGGTTAACACGCTGAAGGCCACTACTGAGGAGGTCCTGCAACGATTAGAGCTTCTGGGGCTCAAGTTTCACAGGGATGAGGAGATAGACTGCGCAATCTACTCGGAGGTCGAAGGGCCGTACAAAATAGACGTGGAGGGCAAGATCGTAGTCGCTGACAAGAGGTCCTCAGAGGCCGTCTACGTTGGCAGTGACCTCTACGCGCCTGGCGTCATAAGGGCTGAGGGGGTCAGGAAGGGCGATAGGGTCACCGTTGTCACACCAGAAGGCATGCCTGTCGGGGTCGGCGTAGCGAGGATGGACTCAAAGGAAATCTTCTCCAAGAGGGTCGGTCTCGCAGTCAAGGTGGAGAGGTCCGTCTACGTGGCCCCCAAGGTTGGAGCCCTTAAGGAGGTGCAGGAGGGTCTCATCTATGGCCAGAGCCTGCCAAGCATGTGGGCCGTTATGACGGCCGACCCGAGGCCGGGGGAGCTAATAGTTGACATGAACGCGGCCCCAGGGGGCAAGGTCTCGATGGTTGCCCAGATCGCAGGGCCTTCAGCCAAGATAATAGCTATAGACAGAGAGAGCAAGGCCGAGAGGCTCAAGCAGAACCTCATGACCTTAGGCGCTGAGTGGGTCACAGTAATAGGCGGCGACTCCCGCTACGCTTCAGATCTGCTGAACTTGAGGGAGGCCGTAGACCTGGTCCTCGTCGATCCCCCTTGCACAAACCTAGGCGTCGTGCCTAAGCTCTCTGGCAAGAAGACGCTACGAGACGCCGTCACCTTAGCCCGTTACCAGGTGCAGTTCGTCAGGGAGGCGTGGAGGCTCCTTAAGCCAGGGGGCAGGCTCGTCTACTCGACTTGCACGCTGACAGATATAGAAAACGAGGGCGTTGTCGCGCAGGCCGAGGACATAGGCTTTGAGGTGGAGAGACCTGAGAGGGTTTCGAGGTGGGCTAACTATAATGGAGTGGGCCTTAGGTTTAGCCCTGAGGACGGCATGCCGGGCTTCTTCATAGCCCTCCTAAGGAAGCCGGTGAAGGGTAGTGACAAAGTTTAA
- a CDS encoding Transcriptional regulator of a riboflavin/FAD biosynthetic operon — MKSTYKGIVFSGVGEGEFFVNLYADNIKRTLGIVPYPGTLNLRIKDNVESFNESLRSLRPIVIEPPKVKDMRLGKVLAYPALLNWTVEVYLVRPEITVYKGDVVEVIAEVRLRDLLNLNDGSEVLITIGDP; from the coding sequence GTGAAGAGCACCTACAAGGGTATAGTGTTCAGCGGCGTTGGAGAAGGGGAGTTCTTCGTTAACCTGTACGCTGATAACATAAAGAGGACGCTGGGCATAGTCCCTTACCCAGGTACCCTTAACCTGAGGATAAAGGATAACGTGGAGTCCTTTAACGAGTCCCTGAGGTCGCTTAGGCCTATAGTTATAGAGCCTCCTAAAGTAAAGGACATGCGTCTGGGCAAAGTCCTGGCTTACCCTGCCCTCCTGAACTGGACCGTTGAGGTGTACTTAGTTAGGCCCGAAATAACGGTGTATAAGGGTGACGTCGTTGAGGTCATAGCAGAGGTCAGGCTCCGTGACCTGCTTAACCTGAACGACGGCTCTGAGGTCCTGATTACCATAGGTGACCCGTAA
- a CDS encoding putative glycerate kinase — protein MKDYRDLVLKDVLPIILRASDVRNRTRDLVRRCCPKGRVVLIAIGKASASMASGALESLSGEIEGGVVVIPEGIEAEGLRGHNLEIIRGGHPLPTPGSLRAGTAALEWAATAGRGGAHVLVLVSGGASALAESPLGSISLEDLVNVNRALLTSGASISEINAVRRHLSKVKGGGLVKAARPSEVYGLYASDVPGDAIHDIGSGPTAVDPTTFKDALSVLDFYGLIDAVPKSVVEVLEGGARGLIEETLKPDSPDAARAHNWIVARNMDILDDLEKGLKERGFNVLVLTSMLQGESREVAKVLAALAAEVIRSGRPVKRPAALILGGETSVTVRGSGRGGRNQELALAWSLEAKRLGIGHDEAALLAIATDGVDGPTDAAGAVVTSAVPQELSSIGINPLRALSNNDSYEALQAIGALIKTGPTGTNLNNVIVVFVW, from the coding sequence ATGAAGGACTACAGAGACCTGGTGCTTAAAGACGTGCTGCCCATTATACTTAGGGCCTCTGACGTAAGGAATAGGACCAGAGATCTCGTCAGGAGGTGTTGTCCCAAGGGCCGGGTCGTGCTCATAGCTATTGGCAAGGCGTCAGCGTCTATGGCCTCAGGGGCCCTTGAGTCGCTCTCCGGCGAGATCGAGGGCGGAGTTGTTGTAATTCCCGAGGGAATAGAAGCCGAAGGGCTAAGGGGCCATAACCTTGAGATCATAAGAGGTGGCCACCCCCTACCCACGCCAGGAAGCCTTAGGGCTGGTACAGCAGCCCTTGAGTGGGCAGCCACGGCTGGAAGGGGAGGAGCCCACGTCCTGGTTCTGGTCTCAGGAGGGGCCTCAGCGCTGGCCGAGTCACCCCTGGGCTCCATATCGCTGGAGGACCTCGTCAACGTTAACAGGGCGCTCTTGACCTCAGGCGCCTCAATATCCGAGATAAACGCGGTTAGAAGGCATCTGTCAAAGGTCAAGGGCGGAGGCCTGGTAAAGGCCGCAAGGCCCTCAGAGGTCTATGGCCTCTACGCAAGCGACGTGCCTGGGGACGCAATTCATGACATAGGGTCTGGCCCCACAGCTGTCGACCCTACTACGTTCAAGGACGCGCTGTCAGTGCTGGACTTTTACGGACTTATTGACGCGGTTCCGAAGAGCGTTGTTGAGGTCCTGGAAGGAGGCGCCAGGGGCCTTATTGAGGAGACCCTTAAGCCTGACTCACCTGACGCTGCTAGGGCCCATAACTGGATAGTGGCCAGGAACATGGACATCCTTGATGATCTTGAAAAGGGGCTCAAGGAGCGAGGGTTCAACGTGCTGGTCCTCACCTCAATGTTACAGGGGGAGTCCAGGGAGGTGGCCAAGGTGCTGGCGGCGCTCGCCGCGGAGGTGATCAGGAGCGGCAGGCCCGTCAAGAGACCAGCTGCCCTGATACTCGGGGGTGAGACCAGCGTCACCGTAAGGGGGTCGGGAAGGGGAGGAAGGAACCAGGAGCTCGCCCTCGCGTGGTCTTTAGAGGCTAAAAGGCTCGGCATAGGCCACGACGAGGCGGCTCTGTTAGCAATAGCTACGGACGGCGTTGACGGGCCGACAGACGCGGCCGGCGCAGTAGTGACTTCAGCGGTCCCTCAGGAGCTGTCATCAATTGGGATTAACCCACTGAGAGCGCTGAGCAATAATGACAGCTATGAGGCCCTGCAGGCGATAGGCGCGTTAATAAAGACGGGACCTACTGGCACTAATCTGAACAACGTTATAGTAGTGTTCGTGTGGTGA
- a CDS encoding protoheme IX farnesyltransferase — MLRKAAYVLEMTKPPQLALLAFTAFASYFAAGGLLSPMKLGLLAITSFGAIGGVTALNMALEVDLDSIMTRTSKRPVPSGRLTRREALIGSLVLIAIGFATAALINWLVLLTCVLALIFDIPIYTVLLKRRSPLNIIAGGVAGVMPTLGGWATATGSIGLPAILLALAVFLWIPMHIWFIVYYHIDDYRRAKVPMYPVVAPPQRVAKVVVAFMALMAASMWFYWALTGKGLIGDVLLTPLAAWSSSIILRYSRSMDRGLAKIVFRTANPVLVIAFLGAVFSTPHLAPLVYMLR; from the coding sequence TTGCTGAGGAAGGCAGCCTACGTGCTCGAGATGACGAAACCTCCTCAGCTAGCCCTACTTGCCTTCACGGCCTTCGCCTCATACTTTGCTGCTGGCGGTCTCCTCTCACCTATGAAGCTGGGACTCCTGGCCATAACGTCCTTTGGCGCGATTGGCGGCGTGACAGCCCTCAATATGGCGCTAGAGGTTGACCTCGACTCCATAATGACCAGGACTTCAAAGAGGCCCGTTCCCTCAGGGAGGCTAACCAGGAGGGAGGCCCTGATAGGCTCGCTCGTCCTTATCGCAATCGGCTTCGCGACGGCCGCCCTAATCAACTGGCTGGTCCTTTTGACGTGCGTCCTTGCCCTCATTTTCGACATACCAATTTACACTGTCTTGCTCAAGAGGAGGTCACCACTTAACATAATAGCAGGCGGGGTGGCGGGCGTCATGCCGACCTTGGGCGGCTGGGCCACAGCCACTGGAAGCATAGGGCTGCCCGCAATCCTGTTAGCGCTAGCGGTCTTTCTGTGGATACCCATGCACATATGGTTCATAGTCTACTATCACATAGACGACTACAGGAGGGCCAAGGTCCCAATGTACCCAGTCGTGGCGCCTCCTCAGAGGGTCGCGAAGGTCGTCGTAGCCTTTATGGCTCTCATGGCTGCCAGCATGTGGTTTTACTGGGCGCTCACGGGAAAGGGCCTGATAGGTGACGTATTGTTGACCCCTCTGGCTGCATGGTCCTCTTCTATTATCCTCCGTTACTCGAGATCTATGGACAGGGGGCTGGCAAAGATCGTCTTCAGGACCGCGAACCCTGTTCTTGTAATAGCGTTTCTAGGCGCTGTCTTCTCTACACCTCATTTGGCGCCCCTGGTCTACATGCTACGGTGA
- a CDS encoding Molybdenum cofactor biosynthesis enzyme: MTDECNYRCFFCHIEGDPIGSPRPIGLGRHLMAPHDYYIVARAARALGIGSFKVTGGEPLVRRDVAEVVRSIKEGAGSAADISMTTNGYLLAVYARALREAGLERVNVSLHSLNRERYKAITGVDGLDAVLKGLDEALRVGLKVKVNVTVTKINKDDVWDVISYASSRGFRVQLIELQPVNEGLKVFKQQHVSLAEIERRLLSIGAKVRLRDLHNRPIYVLPDGTEVEVVKPYDNPAFCAGCTRVRLLADGTLTPCINYRGPGVNLLRRIRGLPDDEAVEEAKRALIEVNSLRRPYYMWRLDIGDGIIKPTGLRLSLPSRDRSYPVIMRS; encoded by the coding sequence GTGACCGACGAGTGTAACTACAGGTGCTTCTTCTGCCACATCGAGGGGGACCCGATAGGCTCTCCAAGGCCTATAGGCCTTGGAAGGCATCTCATGGCCCCTCACGACTATTACATAGTGGCAAGGGCCGCGAGGGCGCTGGGAATAGGGTCATTTAAGGTCACGGGCGGCGAGCCGCTGGTAAGGCGTGATGTAGCTGAGGTGGTCAGGTCCATTAAGGAGGGGGCTGGCAGCGCTGCCGATATATCAATGACAACCAATGGTTACCTGCTGGCGGTCTACGCCAGGGCCCTCCGTGAGGCTGGCCTAGAGAGGGTCAACGTGTCCTTACATTCCCTGAACAGGGAGCGATACAAGGCCATAACAGGCGTTGATGGGCTTGACGCGGTGCTCAAGGGACTTGACGAAGCCTTAAGGGTAGGCCTTAAGGTGAAGGTAAACGTCACCGTAACGAAGATAAACAAGGACGACGTGTGGGACGTAATAAGTTACGCCTCCTCAAGGGGGTTCAGGGTCCAGCTGATAGAGCTTCAGCCCGTCAACGAGGGGCTCAAGGTCTTTAAGCAGCAGCACGTTTCATTGGCTGAGATAGAGCGCAGGCTCCTGAGCATAGGGGCCAAGGTCCGCTTACGGGACCTCCATAACAGGCCCATATACGTCCTTCCTGACGGAACGGAGGTAGAGGTTGTGAAGCCTTATGACAACCCTGCTTTCTGCGCCGGGTGCACTAGGGTGAGGCTTCTGGCAGACGGTACCTTAACTCCATGTATAAATTACAGGGGTCCTGGCGTCAACTTGCTTAGGAGGATAAGGGGCCTTCCTGACGATGAAGCCGTCGAGGAGGCCAAGAGGGCCTTAATTGAGGTCAACAGCTTAAGGAGACCTTATTATATGTGGAGGCTTGACATAGGCGACGGCATAATTAAGCCGACCGGGTTAAGGCTTAGTCTTCCGTCAAGGGATAGAAGCTATCCGGTAATAATGAGGAGTTGA
- a CDS encoding Eukaryotic-type DNA primase, large subunit: MKGNELLTFAKYPYLAEFPGYLVKSYGYPVTLRDLAEDSRVVENARRRLREAIEKGEVSVAEASAEDEVSAFYLAAAIVSKSQSTRLAELLAEAESKRARKLLEDEDREALLAIARSLGLRASKADLKVPWTMRQGRTFYRTLSFSVSAADYLRVVAQLNDPRWSLVNSMVKGGLVYMDDGTFRDFLSLAIARRIRDIIRTIQGDDSLGPYVDEALRLLAAKEAKVPIASSLDVNLFPPCMKELAPNPRSKGDRGLYAYLSFIASIGAPLEVLTSEISRALGIPSERAKAFAEALLASGLGTKYRPYTCDVMRQYGLCPVDCGSKTPLQAYRRLARSPVGSRAEAGAQRASPASATHP; the protein is encoded by the coding sequence TTGAAGGGCAACGAGTTGCTAACGTTCGCTAAGTACCCCTACCTGGCCGAGTTCCCAGGCTACCTGGTTAAGTCGTATGGGTACCCTGTCACGTTAAGGGACTTAGCGGAGGACTCCCGGGTAGTCGAGAACGCCAGGAGAAGGCTGAGGGAGGCCATAGAGAAGGGCGAGGTCAGCGTCGCAGAGGCCAGCGCTGAAGACGAGGTCTCAGCCTTCTACCTAGCAGCGGCTATAGTGTCAAAGAGTCAGTCAACAAGGCTCGCCGAGCTGTTGGCCGAGGCCGAGTCCAAGAGGGCCCGTAAGCTCCTTGAGGACGAGGATAGGGAGGCCCTCCTAGCCATAGCGAGGTCGCTGGGCCTCAGAGCATCTAAGGCCGACCTTAAGGTGCCCTGGACTATGAGGCAGGGCAGGACCTTTTACAGGACGCTAAGTTTTTCCGTCAGTGCGGCCGACTACCTTAGGGTAGTAGCACAGCTGAACGACCCTCGCTGGTCTTTAGTCAACTCCATGGTCAAGGGAGGCCTAGTCTACATGGATGACGGGACCTTCAGGGACTTCCTCTCGTTAGCTATAGCCAGGAGAATTAGGGACATAATAAGGACAATACAGGGCGACGACTCTTTAGGGCCATACGTCGACGAGGCGCTGAGGCTCTTGGCAGCTAAGGAGGCCAAGGTGCCCATAGCTTCAAGCCTGGACGTTAACCTGTTCCCGCCCTGCATGAAGGAGCTCGCCCCAAATCCTAGGTCTAAGGGCGACCGCGGCCTCTACGCGTATCTCTCATTCATAGCCTCCATAGGCGCCCCTCTTGAAGTCCTTACGTCAGAGATATCGCGAGCTCTTGGCATTCCCAGCGAGAGGGCCAAGGCCTTTGCTGAGGCGCTCCTGGCCTCAGGCCTAGGCACCAAGTACAGGCCCTACACCTGTGACGTGATGAGGCAGTACGGCCTGTGCCCTGTCGACTGTGGCTCCAAGACGCCTCTTCAGGCGTATCGCCGTCTGGCTAGGAGCCCTGTTGGCAGCCGAGCTGAGGCAGGAGCCCAGAGAGCCTCTCCAGCCTCCGCCACCCATCCCTAA
- a CDS encoding putative methyltransferase, whose protein sequence is MTKFKVEIIGDIAIVKPPYGVTPDIDEAARFAQAFLAEHKYVRSAWLAVSPVEGPHKVRRLVYLAGERRTETVYREHGCSFKVDVSKDFITPRLSYEHIRVARLVRPGEAIINMFAGVGTFSIVIAKHSEAKVIHSIDINPDAYAHMVENIRLNKVEDRVIPYLGDAAQVVSERLVGTADRVLMPLPDIALPYLRYALLGLRDKGVIHVYLHVHASKGESPEEKATKLVDDDLRGLGAEWRSLGSRVVRMVGPRFYQVVVDAEVVRKP, encoded by the coding sequence GTGACAAAGTTTAAAGTTGAGATAATAGGCGACATAGCCATAGTGAAGCCCCCTTACGGGGTCACGCCTGACATAGATGAAGCCGCTAGGTTCGCCCAGGCCTTCTTAGCTGAGCACAAGTACGTAAGGTCGGCTTGGCTTGCCGTTAGCCCCGTGGAGGGGCCCCACAAGGTCAGGAGGCTTGTCTACCTTGCGGGGGAGCGGAGGACTGAGACAGTCTACAGGGAGCACGGCTGCTCGTTTAAAGTTGACGTGAGTAAGGACTTCATAACGCCGAGGCTAAGCTATGAGCACATCAGGGTAGCAAGGCTCGTCAGGCCTGGTGAGGCCATAATAAACATGTTCGCGGGGGTCGGCACCTTCTCAATAGTCATCGCTAAGCACTCCGAGGCGAAAGTCATTCACAGCATTGACATAAACCCTGACGCCTACGCCCACATGGTGGAGAACATAAGGCTGAACAAGGTCGAAGACAGGGTCATACCCTACCTCGGGGACGCAGCCCAGGTAGTCAGTGAGAGGCTCGTGGGGACGGCGGACAGAGTTCTCATGCCTCTCCCGGACATCGCGCTTCCATATCTCAGGTACGCCCTCCTGGGCCTGAGGGATAAGGGCGTAATCCATGTCTACCTGCATGTCCACGCTTCCAAGGGGGAGAGCCCTGAGGAGAAGGCAACTAAACTAGTTGATGATGACCTCAGGGGGCTTGGAGCTGAGTGGAGATCGCTGGGGTCAAGGGTTGTCAGGATGGTGGGTCCAAGGTTCTATCAGGTGGTGGTTGATGCCGAGGTCGTCAGGAAGCCCTGA